A stretch of Bacillus pseudomycoides DNA encodes these proteins:
- a CDS encoding TVP38/TMEM64 family protein: MDFQTIKEYFSAENMNQLVESYRAFGPLLGIGLPMVEALIPALPLIVFVMANAVAFGLWFGFLYSWFGSVLGALIVFSVIRRFGRSRFFSFVNKHPKVRKAMGWIERKGFAPIFILFCFPFTPSALINVVAGLSSISKRQFVLALALGKLVMIFILSYIGSDLTSFIHKPVKTIIVIGVIFILWYVGKKIEVKLELH; the protein is encoded by the coding sequence ATGGATTTTCAAACAATCAAAGAGTATTTTTCAGCGGAAAATATGAATCAACTTGTAGAAAGTTATCGGGCATTTGGGCCGCTCCTTGGTATTGGCCTGCCGATGGTGGAGGCACTTATCCCGGCATTACCACTTATTGTGTTTGTGATGGCGAATGCAGTTGCCTTCGGGTTATGGTTTGGTTTTTTGTATTCATGGTTTGGGTCGGTTCTTGGTGCATTAATTGTATTTTCGGTTATTCGTCGTTTTGGAAGGAGTCGATTCTTCTCGTTTGTGAATAAACATCCGAAAGTGCGCAAAGCGATGGGATGGATTGAACGGAAAGGATTTGCACCTATTTTTATCTTATTTTGTTTTCCTTTTACGCCGTCTGCACTGATTAATGTTGTGGCTGGTTTATCAAGTATTAGTAAACGACAATTTGTGTTAGCGCTAGCGCTTGGAAAATTAGTTATGATTTTTATTTTAAGCTATATCGGATCTGATTTAACTTCTTTTATCCATAAGCCTGTGAAAACAATTATTGTCATAGGTGTCATTTTTATTTTATGGTATGTCGGTAAGAAAATTGAAGTAAAGCTAGAACTACATTAA
- the lepB gene encoding signal peptidase I, producing the protein MKRTLKKEGLEWMRTIFIGVLLAVFFRTFFFSTYVVEGKSMMPTLQDGNMLVVNKVSYQVGDLNRFDVVVFHANKKEDYVKRIIGLPGDHIEYKHDKLYINGQFIDEPYLETYKRQAEGRQLTGDFTLEELTREKTVPKGHIFVIGDNRLGSWDSRHFGFVKADTVVGKVDLRYWPINEVQTNFSKG; encoded by the coding sequence ATGAAGCGAACTTTGAAAAAAGAAGGCCTAGAATGGATGAGAACAATCTTTATAGGCGTGCTATTAGCTGTTTTTTTTCGAACGTTTTTCTTCTCAACGTATGTTGTAGAGGGGAAGTCAATGATGCCGACACTTCAAGATGGGAATATGCTTGTTGTAAATAAGGTTAGCTATCAAGTTGGGGATTTGAACCGATTTGATGTTGTCGTGTTTCATGCGAATAAAAAAGAAGACTATGTAAAGCGCATTATCGGTTTACCGGGCGACCATATTGAATATAAGCATGATAAATTGTATATAAACGGTCAATTTATTGATGAGCCTTACTTGGAAACGTATAAGAGGCAAGCGGAAGGACGGCAGTTGACAGGTGATTTTACATTAGAAGAATTAACGAGAGAAAAGACTGTTCCAAAGGGGCATATTTTTGTGATTGGTGATAATCGTCTCGGCAGCTGGGATAGCAGACATTTTGGTTTTGTGAAAGCAGATACTGTTGTCGGAAAAGTAGATTTACGCTATTGGCCAATTAATGAAGTACAAACGAACTTTTCAAAAGGATAA
- the addB gene encoding helicase-exonuclease AddAB subunit AddB — protein MSLRFVIGRAGSGKSRFCLHEVQEELKQRPRGETILYLVPEQMTFQTQQALIGNEEVSGSIRAQVFSFSRLAWKVLQEVGGMSRLHIDEAGVHMLLRKIVEARKEGLYVFQKAAEQNGFFEHLGSMIAEFKRYNVTPSNVYEMWQQLDAHSSGDEQKLLANKIYDLQLLYDDFERALIGKYLDSEDYLQLLVEKLPQSDYVKGAEIYIDGFHSFSPQELEIIRQLMICGARITVTLTVDEKTLAQPVSELDLFYQTVLTYEKVKQLAREEKIAVENTIPMREQPRFHSPALAHLEAEFETRPSKKFQSETDITLYTAANLRAEVEGVAREIRRLVAEEGYRYRDVAVLLRNGESYYDVMKTLFTDYDIPHFIDEKRPMSHHPLIECIRSALEVISGNWRYDAVFRCIKTELLYPSDVRKEVMREEMDEFENYCLAYGVQGKRWTADEPWTYRRYRSLDGADGTQTDSEREMEEKINRLRDVVRTPIIRLQKRFKRATSVVQMCEAMYLFLEELEVPKKLEDLRMRAEAEGNFLFASDHDQVWEEVMNLLDTFVEMLGEEKMSRAMFIDVITTGLEALQFANIPPSLDQVLIANIDRSRLSGVRAAFVIGANEGIIPAAPSDEGMLSDEERESLATAGVELAPTTRQTLLEEQFVIYQTVTRASERLYISCPLADEEGKTLLSSSFIKKVKRMFPSVKEVFITNDVNDLSRQAQISYVATPEVTLSYVTQQLQNWKRYGFEGNLDFWWDVYNFYVTSSEWKQKSSRVLSSLFYRNHAQKLSPVVSRDLYGDTIKGSVSRMELFNRCAYAHFAQHGLSLRERDIFKLDAPDIGELFHAALKKIADKLLRENRTWADLSIKECEHLSAVVIEEIAPLLQRQILLSSNRNHYLKQKLQQIIFRTSLILREHAKSSGFVPVDLEVPFGMGGTGSLPPMEFTLANGVKMEVVGRIDRVDKAEDENGTFLRIIDYKSSTKALDLTEVYYGLALQMLTYLDVVISNANTWMKKDQAVSPAGVLYFHIHNPIVEMKGDASEEEIEKEILKKFKMKGLVLGDADVVRLMDNKLSTGSSDIISAGLKKDGSFSARSSIASEQEFTTLQQYVHHTFENIGKDITEGVIDIAPYKMGNKAACTFCNFRSVCQFDESLEDNQFRALKDMKDSEAMEKMRGEVGGE, from the coding sequence ATGTCGCTTCGATTTGTGATCGGACGGGCTGGAAGTGGAAAAAGTAGATTTTGTTTACATGAAGTACAAGAAGAATTAAAACAGCGTCCAAGAGGCGAAACGATTTTATATCTTGTACCGGAACAAATGACGTTCCAAACGCAGCAAGCATTAATAGGAAATGAAGAAGTCAGTGGCTCTATTCGGGCGCAAGTGTTTAGTTTTTCAAGGTTAGCGTGGAAGGTTTTGCAAGAAGTTGGTGGCATGAGTCGTCTTCATATTGATGAGGCGGGCGTACATATGCTACTGCGCAAAATTGTAGAGGCGCGTAAGGAAGGATTATATGTGTTTCAAAAAGCGGCAGAACAAAATGGCTTTTTTGAACATTTAGGAAGCATGATTGCTGAATTTAAACGTTATAATGTAACGCCATCAAATGTATATGAGATGTGGCAACAGTTAGATGCACACTCAAGCGGTGATGAGCAAAAGTTATTAGCAAATAAAATATATGACCTTCAGCTTTTATATGATGATTTTGAACGGGCATTAATTGGTAAATATTTAGATTCAGAAGATTATTTACAGTTGCTTGTCGAAAAGCTTCCGCAGTCTGACTATGTAAAAGGTGCGGAAATTTATATAGATGGATTTCATTCGTTTTCCCCGCAGGAATTAGAAATTATAAGGCAGCTTATGATTTGCGGAGCAAGAATAACAGTTACGTTAACGGTAGATGAGAAAACGTTAGCGCAACCAGTAAGTGAACTAGATTTGTTTTATCAAACAGTCCTTACGTATGAAAAAGTAAAACAGTTAGCACGTGAAGAGAAAATCGCGGTTGAAAATACGATTCCGATGAGAGAACAGCCGCGTTTTCATTCACCGGCACTAGCACATCTAGAAGCGGAGTTTGAAACTCGTCCTTCTAAGAAGTTTCAAAGTGAAACAGATATTACATTATATACAGCGGCAAATTTGCGGGCGGAAGTGGAAGGAGTAGCACGTGAAATTCGCAGACTTGTTGCAGAAGAGGGTTATCGCTACCGAGATGTTGCGGTTCTTCTTCGTAATGGAGAAAGCTATTATGATGTCATGAAAACGTTGTTTACGGATTATGATATTCCGCATTTTATTGATGAGAAGCGTCCAATGTCGCATCATCCACTCATTGAATGTATTCGTTCTGCGCTAGAGGTCATTAGTGGGAATTGGCGTTATGATGCAGTATTCCGCTGTATAAAAACGGAACTATTATATCCGTCAGATGTAAGAAAAGAAGTTATGCGTGAAGAAATGGATGAGTTTGAAAATTACTGTTTAGCATATGGCGTACAAGGAAAAAGATGGACGGCAGATGAACCGTGGACATATCGTCGCTATCGTTCGTTAGATGGGGCGGACGGAACACAAACAGATAGCGAACGTGAAATGGAAGAAAAAATCAATCGTCTTCGTGATGTGGTACGAACACCGATTATTCGTTTGCAAAAGCGTTTCAAACGTGCAACCTCAGTTGTGCAAATGTGTGAAGCAATGTATTTATTTTTAGAAGAATTAGAAGTTCCTAAAAAACTGGAAGATTTGCGTATGCGTGCTGAAGCAGAGGGGAATTTCTTATTTGCAAGTGACCATGATCAAGTTTGGGAAGAGGTAATGAATCTTCTTGATACATTTGTAGAAATGCTAGGCGAAGAAAAGATGTCTCGTGCAATGTTTATCGATGTAATAACAACTGGACTTGAGGCACTTCAATTTGCAAATATCCCACCGTCTTTAGATCAAGTGCTGATTGCAAATATTGATCGATCAAGGTTATCGGGTGTTCGTGCGGCCTTTGTAATTGGTGCGAATGAAGGAATTATTCCAGCAGCTCCTTCAGATGAAGGCATGTTATCAGATGAAGAAAGAGAATCTCTCGCAACAGCTGGTGTAGAATTAGCACCAACAACAAGGCAAACTTTATTAGAAGAGCAGTTTGTTATTTATCAAACGGTAACTCGTGCATCTGAGAGACTATATATTTCTTGTCCGCTTGCGGATGAAGAAGGAAAGACGTTACTTTCATCTAGCTTTATTAAGAAAGTGAAAAGAATGTTTCCTTCTGTCAAAGAAGTGTTCATAACGAATGATGTGAATGATTTATCTCGTCAGGCGCAAATTTCGTACGTAGCAACGCCAGAGGTTACATTGTCATATGTAACGCAGCAATTACAAAACTGGAAACGATATGGTTTTGAAGGGAATCTTGATTTTTGGTGGGATGTATACAACTTCTATGTGACTTCATCGGAATGGAAGCAAAAAAGTAGTCGCGTGTTATCTAGTTTATTCTATCGAAACCATGCGCAGAAACTTAGCCCAGTTGTAAGTAGAGATCTATACGGAGATACAATCAAAGGGAGCGTCTCTCGTATGGAACTATTTAATCGCTGCGCATATGCTCATTTTGCACAGCACGGATTATCGCTAAGGGAGCGTGATATTTTCAAATTAGATGCACCGGATATCGGCGAATTATTCCATGCGGCATTAAAGAAAATTGCAGATAAGTTACTCAGAGAAAATCGTACTTGGGCTGATTTATCGATAAAAGAGTGTGAGCATCTTTCTGCGGTAGTAATTGAAGAAATAGCACCGCTACTGCAAAGACAAATTTTATTAAGTTCAAATCGAAATCATTATTTAAAACAAAAATTACAGCAAATCATTTTCCGTACATCGCTTATCCTTCGTGAACATGCAAAGTCTAGCGGGTTTGTACCAGTTGATTTAGAAGTTCCATTCGGTATGGGTGGCACAGGTTCACTTCCGCCGATGGAGTTTACACTCGCAAATGGTGTGAAAATGGAAGTTGTTGGCCGCATTGACCGTGTAGATAAAGCGGAAGATGAAAACGGTACGTTCCTTCGCATTATTGATTATAAATCGAGCACAAAAGCGTTAGATTTAACGGAAGTGTATTATGGTTTAGCGCTTCAAATGTTAACGTATTTAGATGTTGTCATTTCAAATGCGAATACGTGGATGAAAAAGGATCAAGCGGTATCACCTGCTGGCGTTCTATATTTCCATATTCATAACCCAATTGTGGAGATGAAGGGCGATGCTTCAGAAGAAGAGATTGAAAAGGAAATTTTAAAGAAATTCAAAATGAAAGGTCTCGTGCTAGGAGATGCGGATGTTGTTCGTTTAATGGACAATAAGTTAAGTACGGGAAGTTCAGATATTATTTCTGCCGGTCTGAAAAAAGATGGTAGTTTTAGTGCGCGTTCTAGTATTGCAAGTGAACAAGAATTTACAACCTTACAGCAGTATGTACATCATACATTTGAAAACATTGGGAAAGACATTACAGAAGGTGTCATTGATATTGCACCGTATAAAATGGGGAATAAAGCAGCTTGTACGTTCTGTAATTTCCGCTCTGTTTGTCAGTTTGATGAATCGCTTGAAGACAATCAGTTCCGCGCGTTAAAAGATATGAAAGACAGTGAAGCGATGGAGAAGATGAGAGGGGAGGTTGGTGGCGAATGA
- the addA gene encoding helicase-exonuclease AddAB subunit AddA — protein MIENWPQKPEGSQWTDDQWKAVVRDGRDILVAAAAGSGKTAVLVERIIRKIINAENPVDVDRLLVVTFTNAAAQEMKNRIGEALEKVLIDEPGSQHIRKQLSLLNKASISTIHSFCLQVIRTYYYMLDVDPRFRIANQTENELLKEEVLDDILEEEYGTEGNDIFFELVDRYTSDRSDDDLQRMILALHTESRAHPDPEKWLDKLVEAYDVEGKSIEDLTYASYLLEDVKFQLETAEKHVQKAIELAMLPDGPAPRAETLQADIMLLGTLSSAAQQSWTSVYEAMQNVSWQTLKRIKKSDYNEEIVKQVDSLRNKAKDEVKKLQEELFSRKPESFLRDFKEMHPVLEKLVQIVKVFTERFQTIKRDKGMVDFTDLEHFCLQILSERTEEGELRPSPVALQYRNKFAEVLVDEYQDTNFVQESIIKFVTKDSEQEGNLFMVGDVKQSIYRFRLAEPGLFLGKYKRFTPEGIDGGMKIDLAKNFRSRHEVLAGTNFIFKQIMGETVGEIDYDADAELKLGASYPEGEDVAAELLCIHQSEGEESAEGEDGVEVEKAQLEARLMAGRIKAMVDSDYEVYDRKTDSMRPVKYRDFVILLRSMPWAPQIMEELKLQGIPVYAELATGYFEATEVTVMMNVFRVIDNPMQDIPLAAVLRSPIVGLHDEELAMLRAHEKKGSFYEVMRSFLRGAPLEEEAELHGKLQWFYNLLQGWREFARQQSLSDLIWKVYRETGYYDFVGGLPAGKQRQANLRVLYDRARQYEATSFRGLFRFLRFIERILERGDDMGTARALGEQEDVVRIMTIHKSKGLEFPVVFVAGLGRRFNTQDLMKRFLLHKDFGFGSQFIDPRKRIKYTTLSQLAIKRKMKMELIAEEMRVLYVALTRAKEKLILIGTVKDKEKEMEKWLDAREHIDWLLPDYVRAGASCYLDWIAPSLYRHRDSEMLLELGQGNIPSEIYEYDASWKVEVVDGNTLLAPEPVQEEKQELLEALREKRAVPLESERKEEVYARLTWEYAHEGATMHRAKQSVTEIKRNYQSEDGSDHAFIKKLRAPIKTRPRFMEKKGLTYAERGTAVHAVMQHVNLQKPITPEVITEQIAEMVNKELLTFEQAEEITIDRIVDFFDTDLGKRVLAAKSVEREVPFTMMLSAEEAYQDWQGQSKESVLVQGVIDCMIEEEDGIVLIDFKTDTIEGRFPGGYDQARPILEERYKVQLSLYAKALEKSLHHPVKEKYLYFFDGNHIVNVD, from the coding sequence ATGATAGAGAATTGGCCACAAAAGCCTGAAGGTAGTCAATGGACGGATGATCAATGGAAGGCAGTTGTCAGAGATGGCCGTGATATTTTAGTCGCGGCGGCAGCTGGGTCGGGAAAGACAGCTGTACTTGTAGAAAGAATTATTCGCAAAATTATTAATGCCGAGAATCCAGTAGATGTAGATCGTCTGCTTGTCGTAACATTTACAAATGCAGCAGCGCAAGAGATGAAGAACAGAATTGGCGAAGCGTTAGAAAAAGTATTAATTGATGAGCCAGGATCACAGCACATTCGGAAGCAGCTTAGTTTATTAAATAAAGCATCGATTTCAACGATTCACTCGTTCTGTTTGCAAGTCATTCGAACATATTATTATATGCTCGACGTTGATCCGCGTTTTCGCATTGCAAACCAGACAGAAAATGAATTATTAAAAGAAGAAGTATTAGATGACATATTAGAAGAGGAATATGGCACAGAGGGAAATGATATTTTCTTTGAGCTCGTTGATCGCTATACGAGTGACCGAAGTGATGATGACTTGCAGCGCATGATTTTAGCGCTTCATACAGAATCAAGAGCACATCCCGATCCAGAGAAATGGCTGGATAAGCTTGTTGAAGCATATGATGTGGAAGGAAAATCAATTGAAGATTTAACGTATGCATCTTATTTATTAGAAGATGTGAAGTTTCAGCTGGAAACTGCTGAAAAGCATGTTCAAAAAGCAATTGAACTTGCTATGCTTCCAGATGGACCAGCACCTCGCGCGGAGACATTACAAGCGGACATTATGTTACTCGGAACGTTATCCAGTGCAGCGCAGCAGTCTTGGACAAGTGTATATGAAGCGATGCAAAATGTTTCATGGCAAACGTTAAAGCGCATTAAGAAGAGTGACTACAATGAAGAGATTGTCAAACAAGTAGATTCACTTAGAAATAAAGCAAAAGATGAAGTGAAGAAACTACAAGAAGAGTTATTTAGCCGAAAACCAGAAAGTTTTTTACGTGATTTTAAGGAGATGCACCCTGTACTAGAAAAGCTTGTTCAAATTGTAAAAGTATTTACAGAGCGCTTCCAAACGATCAAGCGTGATAAAGGAATGGTTGATTTCACAGATTTAGAGCATTTTTGCTTACAAATTTTAAGTGAACGTACAGAAGAGGGCGAGCTTCGTCCGTCGCCAGTTGCGCTTCAATATCGCAATAAATTTGCTGAAGTACTTGTCGATGAATATCAAGATACAAACTTTGTCCAGGAGTCGATTATTAAGTTTGTAACGAAAGACTCTGAGCAAGAAGGTAATCTGTTTATGGTTGGTGACGTAAAGCAGTCGATATATCGCTTCCGATTAGCAGAACCTGGCTTGTTTTTAGGGAAATATAAACGATTTACGCCTGAAGGAATAGACGGCGGTATGAAGATTGATTTAGCGAAAAACTTCCGTAGTCGTCACGAAGTGTTAGCGGGGACGAACTTTATTTTTAAACAAATTATGGGCGAGACTGTCGGAGAAATCGATTATGATGCCGATGCGGAATTAAAGTTAGGTGCAAGTTATCCAGAAGGGGAAGATGTAGCAGCCGAGCTTTTATGTATTCATCAGTCTGAGGGGGAAGAATCGGCAGAGGGAGAAGACGGTGTAGAAGTAGAAAAAGCACAGCTGGAAGCGCGTTTAATGGCCGGGAGAATTAAAGCGATGGTGGATTCAGATTATGAAGTATACGATCGTAAAACAGATAGTATGCGCCCGGTGAAATATCGTGATTTTGTCATTTTACTACGCTCAATGCCGTGGGCTCCGCAAATTATGGAGGAGTTAAAATTACAAGGTATTCCAGTTTACGCTGAGCTTGCGACGGGTTATTTTGAAGCAACAGAAGTGACAGTTATGATGAATGTATTTCGCGTAATTGATAATCCAATGCAAGATATTCCGCTTGCTGCTGTACTTCGTTCTCCGATTGTTGGATTACATGATGAGGAACTTGCGATGCTTCGTGCTCATGAAAAGAAAGGTTCGTTTTATGAAGTGATGCGTTCCTTCTTACGAGGAGCACCGCTTGAGGAAGAGGCAGAATTACACGGAAAACTGCAATGGTTTTATAACCTTCTGCAAGGGTGGCGCGAATTTGCACGTCAGCAGTCTCTTTCAGATTTAATTTGGAAAGTATATCGTGAGACAGGTTATTACGATTTCGTTGGTGGCCTCCCAGCAGGAAAGCAGCGCCAAGCGAACTTACGTGTATTATACGACCGGGCAAGGCAGTATGAAGCAACATCTTTCCGCGGTTTATTCCGTTTCCTTCGTTTTATTGAACGTATTTTAGAGCGCGGGGACGATATGGGAACAGCGAGAGCGCTTGGCGAGCAAGAAGATGTTGTTCGAATTATGACGATTCATAAAAGTAAAGGATTAGAGTTCCCGGTAGTATTTGTAGCGGGACTTGGGCGCCGTTTTAATACACAAGATTTAATGAAACGTTTTTTACTGCACAAGGACTTCGGTTTTGGATCGCAGTTTATTGATCCTCGTAAACGAATTAAATATACGACGCTATCACAATTAGCCATTAAACGTAAGATGAAGATGGAACTCATTGCCGAAGAGATGCGCGTATTATATGTTGCTTTAACGCGTGCGAAAGAAAAATTGATTTTAATTGGTACAGTGAAAGATAAAGAGAAAGAAATGGAAAAGTGGCTTGATGCGCGTGAACATATAGATTGGTTATTACCAGATTACGTTCGTGCAGGGGCATCTTGTTATTTAGATTGGATTGCCCCATCACTATATAGACATCGTGATAGTGAAATGCTTCTTGAACTTGGACAAGGCAATATACCAAGTGAAATTTATGAATACGATGCGAGCTGGAAAGTGGAAGTCGTTGATGGTAACACTTTACTTGCTCCTGAGCCAGTGCAAGAAGAAAAGCAAGAATTGTTAGAAGCGCTTCGTGAGAAAAGAGCGGTTCCGCTAGAAAGTGAACGAAAAGAAGAGGTGTATGCTCGTTTAACATGGGAATATGCGCATGAAGGTGCAACAATGCACCGAGCGAAGCAATCTGTCACGGAGATTAAGCGAAATTATCAATCGGAAGATGGAAGTGATCATGCTTTTATTAAAAAGCTCCGTGCTCCTATAAAGACGCGTCCTCGTTTTATGGAGAAAAAGGGATTAACCTATGCTGAACGGGGGACAGCCGTCCACGCCGTCATGCAGCATGTGAATCTACAAAAACCGATTACACCAGAAGTCATTACAGAACAAATTGCGGAAATGGTAAATAAAGAATTATTAACATTTGAGCAAGCAGAAGAAATTACGATTGATCGTATTGTAGACTTTTTTGATACGGATCTAGGTAAGCGTGTATTAGCTGCGAAAAGTGTAGAACGTGAAGTACCATTTACGATGATGCTTTCAGCGGAAGAGGCATATCAAGATTGGCAAGGTCAGAGCAAAGAATCTGTACTTGTCCAAGGGGTTATTGATTGTATGATAGAAGAGGAAGATGGAATTGTATTAATTGATTTTAAAACAGATACAATTGAAGGGCGTTTTCCAGGCGGATACGATCAAGCAAGACCTATTTTAGAAGAGCGTTATAAAGTGCAGCTTTCATTGTATGCAAAAGCGCTAGAGAAAAGCTTACATCATCCTGTAAAAGAAAAATATTTATACTTCTTTGATGGGAATCACATAGTAAATGTCGATTAA
- a CDS encoding RNA polymerase alpha subunit C-terminal domain-containing protein: MVASKKSLRTCDSGHQYYKSSDCPSCPICEKERKPESGFLSLLSAPARRALEHNEITSLQRLSKYSEKEILQLHGMGPASLPKLRMALKESGLSFKD, translated from the coding sequence ATGGTAGCATCCAAAAAAAGTTTAAGAACTTGCGACAGTGGGCACCAATACTATAAAAGTAGCGACTGCCCTTCTTGCCCAATTTGTGAGAAGGAACGAAAACCAGAAAGTGGATTTCTTTCACTTCTCTCGGCACCAGCGAGAAGAGCGTTGGAACATAATGAAATAACTTCTTTGCAGCGGCTCTCAAAATATAGTGAGAAAGAGATTTTACAGCTGCACGGTATGGGGCCAGCATCTTTACCTAAACTTAGAATGGCTTTGAAGGAAAGTGGGTTATCATTCAAAGACTAA
- the gerPF gene encoding spore germination protein GerPF, with translation MPSVVGNLVVQNSNGSFNLGDFYNVSPKENTKAYNGSGASNVGFVVNTFNGVSATNTFDSDVSDQDQIGTA, from the coding sequence ATGCCCTCTGTCGTTGGGAACCTCGTTGTTCAAAATAGTAATGGCTCTTTTAACTTAGGTGACTTCTATAATGTATCTCCAAAAGAAAATACAAAGGCATATAACGGGTCAGGAGCATCAAATGTTGGTTTTGTAGTCAATACATTTAACGGTGTCAGTGCAACGAATACATTTGATTCAGATGTTTCGGATCAAGATCAAATTGGAACAGCATGA
- a CDS encoding spore germination protein GerPE, which produces MLQHISVVHRANVISMGIAGVFQIGDASQMELKSRALVVHREIPYYLKDEGKFEAYEIFTDDEITIPTRSTDVKMNIINECPFIEVGDVTIRSLLNAACFQIGSVDYVFSNSRILQIRQYITDEPFNK; this is translated from the coding sequence ATGCTTCAACACATTTCCGTTGTTCACCGAGCAAACGTTATCTCTATGGGGATTGCTGGTGTTTTTCAAATTGGTGATGCAAGCCAAATGGAATTAAAAAGTCGAGCTCTCGTTGTACATCGTGAAATTCCTTACTATTTAAAAGATGAAGGGAAATTCGAAGCGTATGAAATCTTTACGGACGATGAAATCACAATTCCCACTCGGTCAACTGATGTCAAAATGAATATTATAAATGAATGTCCCTTTATTGAAGTAGGTGATGTTACGATTCGTTCCTTATTAAATGCTGCTTGCTTTCAAATTGGTTCAGTTGACTATGTATTTAGTAATTCACGTATTCTTCAAATCCGCCAATATATTACAGATGAACCTTTCAACAAATGA
- a CDS encoding spore germination protein GerPC, whose amino-acid sequence MNQDVYIYLQQFQQALQKQQETIHSLEEQVRKLTEELDELKSRPSSSIGKVEYKFDQLKVENLNGTLNIGLNPFGAHSQQIDDFQVDTETLKVNPETQTNPDFYQDIIQEMHRYLDEEAYSRILHFEQEERTPLDDMYRQMMIDDIKKQMEHRLPYYLSQVQPYEDITSNPQYMKDVIIQAMKQDIDKAFLSFIQHIPGNFRKE is encoded by the coding sequence GTGAATCAAGATGTATATATTTACCTACAACAATTTCAACAAGCTCTGCAAAAACAGCAAGAAACCATCCATTCGTTAGAAGAACAAGTACGTAAACTAACAGAAGAACTTGATGAACTAAAAAGCCGGCCCTCCTCTTCTATAGGAAAAGTAGAATATAAATTCGATCAATTAAAAGTGGAAAACTTAAACGGCACATTAAACATCGGCTTAAATCCATTTGGAGCACATAGTCAACAAATTGATGATTTTCAAGTAGATACAGAAACATTAAAAGTAAATCCAGAAACACAAACAAATCCTGATTTTTATCAAGATATTATACAAGAGATGCATCGCTATTTAGATGAAGAAGCATATAGCAGGATTCTTCATTTTGAACAAGAAGAGCGGACACCACTCGATGATATGTATCGACAAATGATGATTGACGATATAAAAAAACAAATGGAGCATCGCCTTCCGTATTATTTATCACAAGTACAGCCATATGAGGACATTACATCAAATCCTCAGTATATGAAAGATGTAATCATTCAAGCTATGAAACAAGATATTGATAAAGCATTCCTTTCCTTTATTCAGCACATACCAGGCAATTTCCGAAAGGAGTAA
- a CDS encoding spore germination protein GerPB has translation MNFYVQQSIIINNIRIDSITTSSVFQIGTAGSIKALSKFSNTGGFTEPLRPLKSKGQIISIKP, from the coding sequence GTGAACTTTTATGTACAGCAAAGTATTATCATTAACAATATCAGAATTGATAGTATTACAACATCATCCGTTTTTCAAATTGGAACTGCCGGTAGCATTAAGGCATTATCTAAATTTTCCAATACTGGTGGATTTACAGAGCCGCTTCGCCCATTAAAATCAAAAGGACAAATTATTTCAATTAAACCATGA
- a CDS encoding spore germination protein, translating into MPAMVGHIHIVNIGSSGIFHIGDVFAIRPISYSRAFAGAGSFNVGENISVYNYQSTTTVNDTDVIDQAIIGST; encoded by the coding sequence ATGCCAGCAATGGTTGGACATATTCATATCGTTAATATTGGATCAAGTGGTATTTTTCATATTGGAGATGTATTTGCAATTAGACCGATTAGTTACTCTCGTGCTTTTGCAGGAGCTGGTTCTTTTAATGTTGGTGAAAACATTTCAGTATACAATTATCAAAGTACAACGACAGTCAATGATACAGACGTCATCGATCAAGCTATAATTGGATCAACATAA
- a CDS encoding aspartyl-phosphate phosphatase Spo0E family protein encodes MFEQAIEKKREKMIYFAQRYGITSQKTVNCSQELDRLLNVVWLLDVDFVPTYTIDEHTQ; translated from the coding sequence ATGTTTGAGCAAGCGATTGAAAAAAAACGTGAAAAAATGATCTATTTTGCGCAGCGCTATGGAATAACCTCTCAAAAAACAGTGAATTGTAGCCAAGAACTGGACAGGCTCTTAAATGTTGTTTGGCTTTTGGATGTAGATTTCGTCCCAACTTATACGATAGACGAACACACACAATGA